In Melanotaenia boesemani isolate fMelBoe1 chromosome 5, fMelBoe1.pri, whole genome shotgun sequence, the DNA window TACtgctttcacattttttttattggcacCTTTTATTTCAATTATAAATGTGACCCGTTATCAATGTATGCTATAacatataatgaaaaataaacaagaacttTACCCAACTTGGACAGCAGCTTTTGGATTGTTTATTGAAGCGTGTTATAAACGCATTTCCCCCCTCACCCAGCTGAGTGGTTAAATGCCAAAGTTACTACAGAATGTTTTATCAACCTCCTAAATGATTATTCCGGGGCATCCACCACCAGGAGCAGCACCGATGGCTCCATGGAAGCAACCCAGCATGTCTTCTGGAATAGTATGATCATTATGTAGATTCATATAATAacttgataataataataataacaataataataataataataataataatagattagatttatatagcgcttttcaaggcacccaaagcgctttacattgtgtatccattaattattcattacacactcatacctggtgatggtaagctacatgtgtagccacagctgccctggggcaggctgacggaaacgtggctgccaatccgcgcctacggcctctccgaccatcaccgaacattcatccacagtcattcaccagcgatgccaacactggaggcaaagagggttaagtgtcttgcccaaggacgtaatgacagatgactgggggtagtgggaatcgaaccgccaaccttccgatcattggacaaTGGCAGCAGGACACAATAAAGCTCATTCAAGAAGTTTTTATTCTAACCTTAAATATCAGCATTAGAACTGTGTCTCTGATTCTGAGCTTCATCATCACAAACAGGacagaaagctgctgctgctccacaatACTGCATGAAGAAACATCCACCAGATGGATGTTGAAGGAGCTTTGAAAtgatctgctgctgtttaaacaAGAACTGGATCAACTTAGAGCAGAGACATCAGTGAGAAACCAGGTGAAGATCCTCAGAGTGAAATAATCAAAAAGCACCTGAAGtgtgaaaaaaacacaaggacagaaagatgTTTCACTATGAAACACGAAAAAAGTGgataaatgtgttacttttttataaaacataattaaataaaacaacctgCCCCCAAGTCTTTCTATGATACTTCATATTAATCCATAATATTAAGTAAAATGTGAAAGCATCACCGTGTCCTACTTTCTTTCCATTTGTGTCACACATACATCGTCTACATAGCTGATATGAAACCTGAGCTCCATAATGTTCTACAAGAATTTAACTCATAAAATTCAGATGGACAGAGTGGGTTATCAGGAGATACGGAGTCACTTCAGCCACTTTGCGTCTGGAAAAGTACCAGAACTGCAAGATTTGTAGCTCATAAAGAAATTATATCTGCTTACTATGTGATCATGTTACATCAGCGCTGTAGTTAAACAAAGAACTACTGGAAATTCatcatttaatttacattttaatgatgcAAATTATAGTTAAAGAAATACACTGATTAAATGTGTatccagtttttattaataaagcaaaaactaTGTGTCTCTGGAATAAGAATCAATAAATTGACATTAACAGCAGGAGCCTGAACTGAAATATCTCAGATTTGATgattaaatattagattttatacaaataaagatttggCTGCTGATGACAAAACACTGCAACTTCAAAACTGTTTATCATCCAACTCTGAACCCAAAGAGGTTTTAACTGGATAAAACAAACCATGCTGGTGAGACATGACAGTTTCACTTAGACTGTGTATGATGGGGATTTTATCACCATCTGCTGTCCGATAGTTTATTTGTTCTCTCATCAAACTTCCTGCAGAGGACAAGGTGTAAATTTACACCTCCCTCTATTTTTCATAAGATGGAGCCTGAAATATTTCACTGATCTGTATGCTTTCTAAGCAGCATTAATGATTCTCATGATAAATTCAAGATTCATCGTCATCTTCTGTtgtaaaaaaggagaaatgaatctagtgtgtgtttattgttcagTCCTCACAGATGTTGCAGcttaaaacataacatttaacaaaaactggttcttttgttttgtggtcTTTATAAGTCAACATAAAAAACAGGATAAAGTTTAATGACTTGATAGATTATTAACACGTGAATCCAAATATATTGCATATTATATTTAGTCAAACTAAGCTGTTCTGTGTTAacctttaactttttaaattttgttattaTATTGTTAACTATTTGTTAAAAAGCAttgattattgttattattgtccaaaagaaaagaaaaaaagtaaaaggaaacatttttatgttgctttgtgttgtgttttgatgCTACAAGCCCATGTGATCTTGTGGTCACCTACAGGAAGTCGACAAGAAACAGAAGTAACGCTGTTCACAGAAATCCATTTAACTGCGTCAGACACTTAAACATAACAGAAAGGTAAGTTgtactacttttttttatatacacaaTGGTCCTTAGACATAGACAGTGTGCATATAAACACGTCTGAatgttttgggttgttttttgggggggagggAGGCACAAATGGAACCTCCTAAAATCGTTACAGTAATTTTCCGTTTATCACAACATACTGTATAAATGTAACGTTATTTGATTGCCTTGATTTAAACAGAGTGAAACTATGGAATGAATATGCTGATAatagaattaaatgaaaaaagagcaacaaaagagaaatttatTGAGCGCATAAACCAGAAAGTGGAACCTGCTTAAAttcatagataaataaatatgatttgagGATTTAAAGTGCAGTTCATGAGGCTGTAACTACGGAAACGTGCAACTGTTACCCAATAAAAAAGGGACCTTGTCACGTTATAACCTGATAGTGTGTTGAAAGAACATGAATCAAAGCCTGTACTGCACGCAGATGTCGTTGCGACTTATAGAAATGTTggaacaaaatacattttatggaaatatTGTCGTCAagtagaaacatttcagttctttttagtCAAGGATTAACTATTTtattctggtttattgttgtacacagaAATGCGGGACAGTAGAGCATAATGGGCGTCACCTGCCTTCGCGCAGTGAGAATGAACCAGTGATTACGCAATGGCTGTCCTCTGGTGTCCTTAACATGGTGCATCACCTGCCTGCGCGCAATGAGATGGTGcatgcgtgcgtgtgtgtgtgccttagagtgtgtgtgtgtttctttttggttACTAACATGTACCAGTGATTATGCCTATGACTGtcctctgaaaacaaaaatgaaagtataaatgttgtacgcaccgctgggactgggagaaaaaCGTTGCAGGTGTTACACCAAAACTTGTTCCCCATCAAAATCTGGGGCGACATTTTACTTTTCTCTGCATGTGCGTCTTAAGACGATCGAAGTCTTGaaaaaaacttatatttatgtctgagttcattataatgcaggtagcCGACAGTAAAGTCACATATTCTAATGGCTATCAGAAATAAGGACTTGAGTCACCCCTCATATAGTCTGGACTCTTATATGTAGCCAGATCACAGAGGTCACCCCTTccgtggtcacagattctgatgggtcacagattttgttgTAATAACTTAAtccattaaatgttttatttgaggTGAATAAACATTTTGATATCATCTCTCAGATGTTATCTTTTCTtgtagttttcatttttcttcggCATTACagtgaatgtttattttttttgtgtacatgtgttttgtaatttttttccattttatacgTTGGCCACGTGTCACAAGTTTAGAGCCTTAACCAAGTTTGTTATGAGTTTTTTTTGTGAATACTAACGGTAATAATTAACATCATCTAAACAAGAGACACAGTTCAATGTGCCCTTGCAATGAAAGACGGTGTTTTTATATCTACAACCTTTTTCATAACTGATATTTCTACAGCTTTTATATAGGACGTGGTTGTTAAAGTTTTACTTTCCCAACCTAACACGACGGCaaacaacttttatttcttttcttctttctttctttctttctttctttctttctttctttctttctttctttctttctttctttctttctttgagcCACAACACTTTGCTTCAAGAatgtcaaaaatataaaaacagtagTGGTTCTCTTATTATTAACTAATGGATTTGGAGGCTTTTAGCTCTTACGTCTTTACTAAATTGATGTTTTTGCCTGATTAATTCTTAAATTGTAGGTCTCAGAAACACTAAAATATTTCTCTATTCCCTCCAAATCCctgttgttttaatgttgtacTTTTTtccacagagagaaaatgttgATCCTTTTGCTTCTCCACCTGACCTCCTCTGTCTGTGGTGAGTGTCTTTATAAATATTCCATCCTAACATGTAGTTTAGTGCAGGACATACAAGTATACCCACTTCTCTAAGAACTACTAGCCATGAACCAGTtaaccagagcccagaaccacCAGTCAAATATCTGCTCATGGTTCTGTTTAGACTTCAGTCTTGtttaaatgagttagaaaacaTCTTAATAAAACCAGACTTTTCTGAAAAGCTAAAAATCACAACTGTTCACGAACGTTTTATCTCTCAGCTtctgaaaaacaatgaaaaccacaCAACAGGTTAATATACGTCTTTGATTGTAAATAACTCTTCAGGTTTATGAGGTTTAAGGATGTGAAAGTTCCACCaggatgaaaagataaaaaagaaaaacatataaattcacatttaatcTGAATGGATTTATACAGAAGTTACTCTTCAGTCTCTTTTACTGCTTAtagcaacaaaacaacaatcaGAGCTACAACTCTTTGAAAACAGAGTGAAACGTCATCTCTTAATGTGAGTTAATACATGACCTCTATCTGTCCACTGCAGGAGAGTTAAGAGAGAAAACAACTTTCTATCAGGCAGAGGAGGACGACAACATCACCATCAGATGGGACAGCCAGAACCAAACATACATGTTTCTCACCAACATcatctgttttcttctctcaACGTCTGAGAAAGTTTTCTATAAACTGATTGATGGTGTTGAGCTTCCAGAGTCTCAGCATCAGCAGTTTTCAGGACGAGTTCAGTGTGACAGAGACGCTCTCAGAGAAGGACGAGTCACACTTCATCTGTCCAGAGTCACAGCTGAAGACTCTGGAAGTTACTGGTGTGAAATGAATAATTATAACAAGAAGTTAAGGCGATGGGAGCTTCAGGCTGAGTGTAAGTTAACAGGTTTTTACCAGTTTAAACCAGCAGAGGTGTGTGTTCCTGTTGTGTCGTCACACTGATACAGATTTTATTCCACAGTTAATTTTGTTCTGAATGTGACCCCAAGACCTCACAAAGAAAGCACAACGTCTGGACCGATACCTGTAGAAGGTAAGTaagctgttaccatggtaactataCATTAGAAATGTTTGTAACTTGGTcaatgtatgaatgaatgaacggataaattctttatttacTTCTACAACTATTACATCAGTGTAAATGTTCATCTTCCTGTAAACACTTCACACatctaaaagttttatttatttatttgtttgtttgtttgtttgttttcatgcagctgcagaaaaaccAAAGGATAAAACATCACCTGGTACAATCCTGTTGTTACTTCTAccatctgttgttttatttgtagttCATATATATGTGGCAGTGAAGAATCATAGGAGTTCCCGAAATAAACCACCAACACCGATCAGCTGCATTCTGTACTCAGATGAACAAAATACCCTCAGAACTGCTCCAGATGTCTGAGACTATTTGTTAGCATGAAACACCGACTGATGATGGGATTCAGAAACTCTTCTGAACATTTACTTTGACTGTCACATGGAAGAACACGACGTGATTGAAGACAAACTCCCAGCTGTCAGATACTGTCCATGGAGGGTCTGATGGTCCATCACAGTGAACATCAGCTCTCATCATGTGCTCCAGCTTCACAGCTGTGTCATCATGTAGGTCAAAGGTCAGACTGATCCTGCTTTCTGACTCCACAACAACACAAGTGAAGCATCAGGACCAGACATGAGAAGACTCTGGTCCAGGAAATCCACACTGTGGATCAGGTTGTAGCTGAGAGgaaacagcagagaggagctttAATAACACTGAGACACGAGAAGGAACTGAAACCACAGGAGTTTGTATTTAATATCTCCATGAAgcacttttattattgttgtaaaGAACTTGTTAAATTTCTGGATTAATTCCTTTCTGTATAAGTTTTAATGTTCAGAGTATGTAAGTAGATGATTGTAAAGGTTTAACTGACTGCAG includes these proteins:
- the LOC121639774 gene encoding uncharacterized protein LOC121639774 isoform X6, with protein sequence MICRMLLLLILISSVCATFVVNVTQSSYQAEENHNITLEWTFTTKPDVSWRFLFIICNLITDHRVLTLYHVHDGVEVPESRHEKFAGRVQSDKDVLREGRIRLHVSRLRTNDSGLYVCDVKTDYGLSSEKCQLNVTGELREKTTFYQAEEDDNITIRWDSQNQTYMFLTNIICFLLSTSEKVFYKLIDGVELPESQHQQFSGRVQCDRDALREGRVTLHLSRVTAEDSGSYWCEMNNYNKKLRRWELQAEFNFVLNVTPRPHKESTTSGPIPVEAAEKPKDKTSPGTILLLLLPSVVLFVVHIYVAVKNHRSSRNKPPTPISCILYSDEQNTLRTAPDV
- the LOC121639774 gene encoding uncharacterized protein LOC121639774 isoform X5, with protein sequence MICRMLLLLILISSVCAATFVVNVTQSSYQAEENHNITLEWTFTTKPDVSWRFLFIICNLITDHRVLTLYHVHDGVEVPESRHEKFAGRVQSDKDVLREGRIRLHVSRLRTNDSGLYVCDVKTDYGLSSEKCQLNVTGELREKTTFYQAEEDDNITIRWDSQNQTYMFLTNIICFLLSTSEKVFYKLIDGVELPESQHQQFSGRVQCDRDALREGRVTLHLSRVTAEDSGSYWCEMNNYNKKLRRWELQAEFNFVLNVTPRPHKESTTSGPIPVEAAEKPKDKTSPGTILLLLLPSVVLFVVHIYVAVKNHRSSRNKPPTPISCILYSDEQNTLRTAPDV
- the LOC121639774 gene encoding uncharacterized protein LOC121639774 isoform X2, with the translated sequence MGTGEEPTRANSNSLCCSVTLDRWTKQEKMICRMLLLLILISSVCATFVVNVTQSSYQAEENHNITLEWTFTTKPDVSWRFLFIICNLITDHRVLTLYHVHDGVEVPESRHEKFAGRVQSDKDVLREGRIRLHVSRLRTNDSGLYVCDVKTDYGLSSEKCQLNVTGELREKTTFYQAEEDDNITIRWDSQNQTYMFLTNIICFLLSTSEKVFYKLIDGVELPESQHQQFSGRVQCDRDALREGRVTLHLSRVTAEDSGSYWCEMNNYNKKLRRWELQAEFNFVLNVTPRPHKESTTSGPIPVEAAEKPKDKTSPGTILLLLLPSVVLFVVHIYVAVKNHRSSRNKPPTPISCILYSDEQNTLRTAPDV
- the LOC121639774 gene encoding uncharacterized protein LOC121639774 isoform X3: MREKMICRMLLLLILISSVCAATFVVNVTQSSYQAEENHNITLEWTFTTKPDVSWRFLFIICNLITDHRVLTLYHVHDGVEVPESRHEKFAGRVQSDKDVLREGRIRLHVSRLRTNDSGLYVCDVKTDYGLSSEKCQLNVTGELREKTTFYQAEEDDNITIRWDSQNQTYMFLTNIICFLLSTSEKVFYKLIDGVELPESQHQQFSGRVQCDRDALREGRVTLHLSRVTAEDSGSYWCEMNNYNKKLRRWELQAEFNFVLNVTPRPHKESTTSGPIPVEAAEKPKDKTSPGTILLLLLPSVVLFVVHIYVAVKNHRSSRNKPPTPISCILYSDEQNTLRTAPDV
- the LOC121639774 gene encoding uncharacterized protein LOC121639774 isoform X4, translated to MREKMICRMLLLLILISSVCATFVVNVTQSSYQAEENHNITLEWTFTTKPDVSWRFLFIICNLITDHRVLTLYHVHDGVEVPESRHEKFAGRVQSDKDVLREGRIRLHVSRLRTNDSGLYVCDVKTDYGLSSEKCQLNVTGELREKTTFYQAEEDDNITIRWDSQNQTYMFLTNIICFLLSTSEKVFYKLIDGVELPESQHQQFSGRVQCDRDALREGRVTLHLSRVTAEDSGSYWCEMNNYNKKLRRWELQAEFNFVLNVTPRPHKESTTSGPIPVEAAEKPKDKTSPGTILLLLLPSVVLFVVHIYVAVKNHRSSRNKPPTPISCILYSDEQNTLRTAPDV
- the LOC121639774 gene encoding uncharacterized protein LOC121639774 isoform X1, which translates into the protein MGTGEEPTRANSNSLCCSVTLDRWTKQEKMICRMLLLLILISSVCAATFVVNVTQSSYQAEENHNITLEWTFTTKPDVSWRFLFIICNLITDHRVLTLYHVHDGVEVPESRHEKFAGRVQSDKDVLREGRIRLHVSRLRTNDSGLYVCDVKTDYGLSSEKCQLNVTGELREKTTFYQAEEDDNITIRWDSQNQTYMFLTNIICFLLSTSEKVFYKLIDGVELPESQHQQFSGRVQCDRDALREGRVTLHLSRVTAEDSGSYWCEMNNYNKKLRRWELQAEFNFVLNVTPRPHKESTTSGPIPVEAAEKPKDKTSPGTILLLLLPSVVLFVVHIYVAVKNHRSSRNKPPTPISCILYSDEQNTLRTAPDV